The genomic interval atataggTTAATCTATAATTATCATCTCTGTAACATTAAGCAATGAGTATGCTACAATGCCATGGTTAGTATTCCTTTTTTCTAGTTATGGCTAAATGGTATACTCATCTAATATGCAGATGTGATGTTTGTGTTGATGGACCTCCTGAAATGCAGAATTTGAAAGAGGAGGCAGACGTGTTGATGCAGGCTATTGCTGCTCATCATGTCAGTTCAATTCATGATTTACCTGCATTACTTgtcatatatatttggttttagCATGCAATATATGTGCCacactattattttttactatttcttGGTATATTTTGGCAGCATATTTTTCTGCCATGGTATAAATATGCATATACATTCATGTTGACATATGAACATATGTACATGTGTGTTAATGCATCAATTATTTCAAAAACTTACAGTAGTAGAGAAAGGTTAATTTAATTGTTAATGAGTGTTCCAGTACTCTATCTCAAGCGGCATGTCGAAATTAATAAATTGGCATAACATGTGGAACAATTTAAGTAAAATAGGAGGTTCGATGGAGTTAaggtttgaatttagaattattgttatgtgaattattttttgatcggtaattGTTATGtgaattattataatttattaaattacaaattatCCAAAAATGTTAAGCtgataggaaaaaaattatcttttaataaatgatctgataatatcaatatatatatatatatgaatattcttaaaaaacttattgccaattttcaaaatgcaaTTAGTATTGAAATTCCTAGTAGTtgatggacaaaaaaaaaaaatctatttgcaagcaTACTTATTAATACACCCAATACACTACTGATATTGAAGCTTGTCACATCGGCTACTAGCATAAAGTAGTATTGGTATTTTGgcattttataactataatgaGCTCCACAACAAGTAGTATGTTTACACAATGAGTTGtaaataacaaaactcttgATGGATACATCATGTCCTCATGGATGGAGGGTGGTTATATAAGTATTGTTATTTCTAAAATTGAGACCCAATGAATTTCAGGAGAAGGAAAGTTTTATGGATGGCTCATATGACGATGCTACATGCACTGGCAGGAAGCAACGGCACTCTATGGAAATGCCGAATCTCAGAATGCTTGTTAGTAAAATAAGGGAGCAGGTGACTAAATTTAGCCTCTGTGTGTTCTGCAGGGGTGGGAATGTGTGTGCCAGATGTTTTATACGGGGTTTAAGACGTTTCTCAAATTCTTgctatttgtttgtttttatctGATGGCCACATGCAGTCACAAAAATTTGTGGCAACTGATCTGCTATGGTGGCGAGGTCTTGCACGGATTATGGAAGATAAAGGATACATCCAAGAGGCAGATGAGAAGGTATACAATCAAAAATTGATTTATCCCATGCCAATTTCCAATCTTTAGTCCATATGACCAAGTGAGTGGCAACACCTTGAGAAGTTCTATGCCCAGGTAATTATATGGACAACCAAGCTATTCTAGCTTCTGCATTTGGCCGAGTTTTTAACCAGCTGTGCTGGTCGGCCCCAGCATGACTTGCTGGACTATAGACCAAGTCTGCTTTATGTTATTAAGAACTTCAGGCAATTTTATGCTCATTTGCGATGACATAGTTTGGTTGAATTTGACATTATATCGAGACTAAATATTTGATCAGGGACCTacatcataaatttttattattttagatgtGTTTTGTAAACCGAAATCAAAAGTTGTTGGTCATTAACGTCCCTCCCATGCACAGTCCAACTGGGGATGGAAATAGCAAAGTACTTGTTTGCACCCATCTAAAACTAGGAGCTACGTCTAAACAAGTTCCATGATTCCATCTATGTTTGTACGTCTGATAGCACCTCATGCGTTGGTATTTCCTTTTTGTGACTGAGTTCGTATGCATGCATGTCCTTGATCGTGTGTTGCTAGTCTTGTGTGCCATCATTTTTAAATCGATTGTCTTGTGCAGATTCATGTTCAGATTCAATTCCCAAAGCCAACAAAACTCGGCCTGGAACTTTTGCAATCTGAAAAggatcaatttttttatgtttatccGGAGGCAGATATGCTGCTGTCAGTGAGCAAGCGTAAATCTTGTACAACTTTCACAGAATGGGGAAAAGGCTGGGCAGATCCTGAGATCCGACGCCAGCGCTTAGAGAGGATGCAAGTGCAATCGAATAGAAAGCCAGAAAGGTCAACTGGGCCATGGAAACGAAAGCGGCGAGGACCACAAACCTCACGAAGTAGAAAATCAAGTAAACGCAACCCAGATTTAAGAACAGTTAGAGGAAGGATAGAATCGAAACTCTCAAAATATCAGTGATCAAGGTGCCATTGAATCTGATAGCATAAAACATATCTTTAAGATTCGATTGGGTTGTTTTGATCTTCAATAACAgttattaaatttttgaaaagcagGGTTTTGTATATGCACTGCATGTTAAAGagcatatcatatcatatttgaaaggaattagagaagtttttttttttatacatttagagggaaaaagggggggggggggggggggttggggtGGTTTCGAATCCAAGAACTCCATTTTGGAGGCTGGGGTTTATGCCAATGAGGCTACAGGCTTTTGACGGAATTATGGAATTAGAGAAGAAGTTAATTTCGAGAATTTGTAGCAGTAAAGCAAGAACTTGTGTGGTAGCATTGGAGTGGAGGTGGAATGAGGATGGATTTACAAGTCATTGTCTGTCAGGTCGATAACATTTTGCTTTGCCATCGAATGCATGAACTCAAACTGACAGCCTCAATTGCAATCTCACGCATTTGAAAATCCAATTAGAACAAAATGGAGGAAACTTGAAGGACAGAATGAGATTGATTGAGAGGTAGAATGGGCGTAATGTACTCATTAATATAGCCATATGTGAAttcctttattttccttttattcttgGTACATGCAAAGCAACTCTCCTTCTAATTTATGAGGAACTAAATTAGTTTTGCTACACGAGTCAATGTGTTAACACATCATCACTTGTAGTGGGACTTactataactttaaaaaaaaaaaaatcaattattttttagcaTAGCTGACGTAAAAAGTTTTCATACCAATGATATGTTGAGTGtgtataaaataagagaaatattttagctacaaagaaattttacaaaagtaaacttataaactgacgtggCTTGATGCGATACGTCAGATtctaaagtagatctaacatattacatgaaattatattagtttgtgagtttatttttgtaaaatttttttgtggttGTAGCAATTCTCGTAAAATAAagcttataaataaatttttttcaaagtgaatatataagagaaaataaaccAGCAATTCCTTTGTAGTTATTGCAGCAGGTCTTTGTGTAAATCATTGGGGTGTCTTATGCATTCAAGTATATGTCATGGCAAGAGAGCGATCACAAGAATCATTTAACAAGAGAATATACAAACAGATCAAATATATTCGATGACACTTGTCATTCTTTTTGGGATTCTTTATTTTATCGCATATTTCTTGAATGCAACGCTTTCATTGAATTTCCACAACAATTATCACTATTTTAATGTCTTTAAAGAATTTTCtcaattatttcaataaaatattccATTAGTGGAAAAGGAGAGGAGAACTTAGAGAAAAGTCGGTAGAGGTTGAATTTAATAGAGATCAAAAGACATTATATAATAAACATCaagtaaattatcaaaattagcGCATCTAGTGTAGTGGTATCATAGTACCCTCCCACGGTACTGACCGGGTTCGATTCCCCGGATGCGcagttttgtatatatattttttatcattattattttttatttatttctcactattatttaatattttattattatttataaaatatttcaaaatatctcTTTACCCAAACGCAAACCTAAGCCATAGTTGACTCTTTTACCAACTTTTCTAAGCCAAATTTGATCGTATCGGCAAACGTTTGAAATATATAGTCCAAGCAATATATAAGCTAAATAGTAGTGAAAGtttgaaatagtttataaacAGTAGTGAGATGGTTAAAATCTTTTATGGAGTTTTTGGACataagagataaaaagttgaataaaaattttataagattaataatattgttataatattagttttgttttggaattaaaagaatttgaattatttttttattttgtttataatgattaggtaataattagataaaaaatttaaaatttaaaatttaaaattatttgtgtttgagtgatattcggatgttaaaatgaaatgagatagattgagaccatttcaacatccaaatgagcCTAAGTTAAATCTGTTCACTCTCTCTCATGTGGTTAATACCTTAGAGTATTGACGTTGGTATAGTTAAATGCAAgtgtaaaatcacatattttgaaagttgttttgccatttaagaaaaactcttacattgaattatacatattttaataaaaataaaaataaattattattttgctattattattatttttcttaaaatttattttaaatatattttacaattaaaaccAAAGATTTACAAATATACACCAAATGTGTTGTCTTAAAAttgaatattaacaaatatacACCAATCTCGTCAACAAATGATAGCATGTGCTGCCAATGCCAATttcatcaacttaatacaaattttagaaagttgtctacaatacaaatttcatgtatcaaaatcaatGTCATTCCCTTATATGAATACATATGTAATACAAAAAATTCCATCAATTAGTCAAAGAGCAAACAAcaaacaacaaccaacaaccacataTCCCACCAACAACACCAACGAGTCATAAAAAACCAAGAAAtccaatacaaaaaataaaacccagcCGATCTACaaagcaagtaaaaaaaaaatgccatcaAATAgtcaaaaaaaattacaaaatactcGCATTTCATGAATATACCAGTAAATTTactatcaattaaaataaatcaaaacgaAACATACAACTATATACGAGATATAATCTTATTAAAATTTGCATATTATTAATCTAATGCAagtaaaaaaagtgaaattattAGCTAAATATGTATTTACATTTGCATTTAGCTCCACTATTGATAATGGTTGTCACTTGTGAGGGTTACCAAGCTCGGCTACGACGGATTGCCAGCGTATAAGAGACGGTGCCATTGGCCGAAACCAATACCTCATGGATGCCCAACGTGACTTAATTAAGACCGTTAGATCACCATCTATGCGAGGTGGGAAATCTACGGATCGCCAGCGTGTCACACTTCTTTGGCGGCAGTCTCACTGACACACCCGTCATCTTGTGAGAAGCTTTAGGACCATAACACGGATCGCCAACGTGGCAACATGTAGCCGTCCGATCGAAGTCAGGATAGCTCTTCACCCATCAGTATAAATTAAATGCCGCCTTCAGTTCCTTGAAAATTCACTTCAAATTCGAAAGAAGCGCTTTAAGATCCATACCTCATTCTGCCTAAAAACCGGATCGTTTTAGTTCACAGAGGTTGTAGATTTTCTCTCCAATGGAGGCCGCGAAGACAACGACGAGGGGAGCGGGAGGAAGAAGGGGTGGAGACAGGAAGAAGTCGGTGTCGAAGTCGATCAAGGCAGGGCTCCAGTTCCCCGTGGGTCGGATCGCTCGGTACTTGAAGAAGGGTCGCTACGCCCAGAGAACGGGCACTGGGGCTCCGATCTACCTCGCTGCAGTCCTTGAATATCTTGCCGTTGAGGTACTTCCGGATCCTACCAAGCTCTTTAGCCCCTTTCTCTCCATGGTGCCATGTATCTCGATTGACCATTCCCTGTGTTTGGCTGTTGAAAACTTGGGAAACAGATAAtggcggttttttttttttttatttgctcttTGTTTGGCGAAAACGTAAATGTGAGGAATCTGAATGTTTAAATTTCAGATCCAGGTTATTTTGTTTGCCAAAACTCAGATTCGCAACCTAGCCCCATTTGTTTGCCTTGTATTTTCTCGGcatcttctattttttatggttCTAACAGAATGCTTGGGATGAAATGCAGGTGCTGGAATTGGCAGGGAACGCGGCACGTGATAACAAGAAAAACAGGATCAATCCGAGGCACGTGCTTTTGGCTGTGAGGAACGACGAGGAACTTGGGAAACTGCTTCAAGGCGTCACCATTGCCAACGGCGGAGTTCTGCCAAACATCAACCCAATATTGCTGCCAAAGAAAACAGCTACTTCCGAATCCGAGAAGGTCTCCAAGTCGCCCAAGAAAGCCTAAACTCGAGAAAGATAGAATAACAGAAGTAGTTGTTTTCTTTTAGTATTACATCAAGGATGGTGGTTGGAGTGCTTTTGTATTTCCGTTGGGTTCTCCCACCCTTTTCGCAAGTTTCTGTTGCGGAATTGTAGATGGTAAATTCAAAATTAGTTAAATGGAAAGCTGcctgttttctttatttttgcagGTGTCCAAAATGCGCCCCTTTGCCTTTTGcgtttttctttattgtttgtTCATAACTGCATACCGCACTGGGTCTACTGGGAACCGATAATCTTATCGTGCGTCCGGTAAATCATCGGATTTATGTGACCCTATAATTACAGTTTGTTAATATAAATTGTAACATGAAAATTACGAATGAATTGGCGCCTAAAATGTTGGATTTTCATTTGCCTTTATGCCGGAGAAATCCTGTCGATATATTGAGTCAACGTGAGTAACGCCGGTTCAGAAAATGTTGATGCATCTCGTTTGGCTCTGGCTGTAATGTCTGTACATGTTGCAGTACATCTTTTGCGATTCTTTATGCTAAGAAATTcactcataatttttatttttgttattttagtttgtttccCTTTTGTGTGCCAATCTAATCCAATCCGTTACCTTTGGGAATGTTATTAGCACCGTGAGCTTAATCTGTGTTTGATTTGTCTCTATCCACCTTATCAATGGAAATGGAACGCTAACTTTATGGAATTTAAAAACTAAGGTGtcgtttatttttaaagatgagataaaatgtgttgaaattaatgttaaaagataaaataagttattattagaatatttttttattttaaaattttaaaaaaataaattatttgttttattttatatgaagatttaaaaaaattataataataaaataaaaaaatttaaaattttaatcttgaaaGCAAATTAGTCCAAGTTGTTGGGGAtagataatatatttaaaaatcaaaatttaggTAATAAAATTACGCCCTGCCAACAAAAATTCTACTTTCGGCTGAAGCCACTTTCTAGTTGGAAAGTTGGAGGTCAATTGCTTTGAGATTCCTCCGTCAAAGACCAAGAATAGAATAATCTGGAGGATGTGGTTCATTCATctttttttcattcatctttGAGATTCCTTCGTCAAAGACCAAGAATAGAATAATCTGGAGAGGATATGGTtcattcatctttttttctaattatgtACTATGAAAAATCATCTAAAGAATAGGAAACAAAAGACAATTCTTGTTGACAGGAGGAGGCTCTGAAGAAAATGAATTCAAAGACGGTGCAAACCAGTTCTAGACTTATCTAGTGCAAACAGATTGCTCCAAGCATAGCGTTGTTTTTTGTGTAGtgatcacaaaaaataaaataaaaaattgcattggataaaaatatataaacccAAAAGCACATATATGTGCAAAATCtgtagaattttttaaatatgatattaCATCCTCATACTTCCATTTACGTACCCAGAAATCGCTCTAATCTAAAACGAATTGAAGACAATTAAAAACAAGTGTCAAGACaaattaataacaattaaaaatcaaacCCATCACCAAAACCACCATCATATCCCGCATCATAGGAAGCAGCATCCGAGATCATGTCTCCAACTAGCAACCCACCCAGCAATCCTGCTCCAAGCCCCAACCCCATCCCTCCCATCCCATTCTTCTTTGGTTTATGTGGCTGCTGCACCGGCGCCCCGTATCCACCGTACCCGTAAGCCGGCTGAGGTGGATACCCGCCAGGCGGAGGGTACTGTGGATACGGCGGGTATCCCCCAGGTGGGTACCCAGCATATCCCGGCGCAGCCTGTGGGTGCGCATACATGGGCTGTGGGTATGCTCCCTGTGGCGGATACGCGGCAGCGCCACTAGATCCAGCGGCATAGCCCGCAGGGTACGCCATAACCGGCTCTGCCTGCCTGCTTTTAATCTCAGGCGCGGTGAACTTTTCACCGAACTTGTAGGAGATATCCAGAGTTCCCTTCGTCTTCCTAGACGGGGTCCTGACGCTATAAGTAGCGTGTTTCGCTTCCTTGGCATCGCCAAAACCGTCCAAAAGCTCCTTGATAGGCACATGGACTTCGCCGATCTCTCTGTCACCCAAGCTCCTGTCGGACTTGATCTTGATGACGAGGGTAAGGCGGTTCTGATTAGCAGCGGCGTCGTCGATGGTGAACTTGACGGGGAAGTTCCATTTGGGGCTGGTGCCACAGTCTTTGTCGGTGGGCGTCTTTTGGGTGGATGATTTGAGGTTGTAGACGCCTTCGATCTTAACGACGGCGTAGACATCCATCTTGGAGAAAAGATTGACGTCCTTCAAGTCCTTTGCGGACTCGATTACGATATCCAAAGGCCTGCACTCcatattgaagaagaaaaaggagtaTCGGGGAAGAAATTCCAGAAGACAAGGAATTGAAGATGAGCGTGGGAAATTGGGATGACAGATGGTGGTTggaatgattatatatataggagggTGAGGGAGGGTGTCTTTCGGGAAAAGAGCGGAGGATATAACGGAGGTGACGACAATTAACCGTTGTCAAATAAATttagttgagatttttttttagtattatcgtttctataaacaaataaatatgagataa from Juglans microcarpa x Juglans regia isolate MS1-56 chromosome 4S, Jm3101_v1.0, whole genome shotgun sequence carries:
- the LOC121263845 gene encoding histone H2A.1-like, whose product is MEAAKTTTRGAGGRRGGDRKKSVSKSIKAGLQFPVGRIARYLKKGRYAQRTGTGAPIYLAAVLEYLAVEVLELAGNAARDNKKNRINPRHVLLAVRNDEELGKLLQGVTIANGGVLPNINPILLPKKTATSESEKVSKSPKKA
- the LOC121263443 gene encoding protein SRC2-like yields the protein MECRPLDIVIESAKDLKDVNLFSKMDVYAVVKIEGVYNLKSSTQKTPTDKDCGTSPKWNFPVKFTIDDAAANQNRLTLVIKIKSDRSLGDREIGEVHVPIKELLDGFGDAKEAKHATYSVRTPSRKTKGTLDISYKFGEKFTAPEIKSRQAEPVMAYPAGYAAGSSGAAAYPPQGAYPQPMYAHPQAAPGYAGYPPGGYPPYPQYPPPGGYPPQPAYGYGGYGAPVQQPHKPKKNGMGGMGLGLGAGLLGGLLVGDMISDAASYDAGYDGGFGDGFDF